A part of Eubacterium sp. AB3007 genomic DNA contains:
- a CDS encoding HlyD family efflux transporter periplasmic adaptor subunit has product MKRLKKSYILIFVILFIVLACIIYLVPGLTGVLRSTYVLEYGELSVTDEEDGYFVRNEKVYFSGKDGIANRYITESKLVRKGTKIMDVEGHLKQDDSRMGFRDIIKGSRKQSVKTDTFLTEDEGIVTYNADGYEGIFTPKTMTKMRYSQFSQLDNEDNTSLIREEIRTKEPVFKVVDRSGWYIVCFVPKNHKDRYEVGNKPTIRLDDRKTVYGEIMDIKEDGSRVRLIIRTNFYYSGFVKKRVASVKLTTSDANGLLVKNSSIAEKNGQKGVYVKQKNGDYKFVRINVIATDGENSVVSRMYFLDEKGKTITTVQNYDEVLKRV; this is encoded by the coding sequence ATGAAGAGATTGAAGAAAAGCTACATCCTGATTTTCGTCATCCTGTTTATCGTGCTGGCTTGCATCATCTATCTTGTGCCGGGGCTCACAGGGGTCCTGCGTTCCACCTATGTGCTGGAATACGGAGAGCTTTCGGTGACGGATGAAGAGGACGGCTATTTTGTGCGCAACGAGAAGGTCTATTTCTCCGGAAAGGACGGCATTGCCAACCGCTACATCACGGAGAGCAAGCTCGTGCGAAAGGGAACCAAGATCATGGATGTGGAGGGACATCTGAAGCAGGATGATTCCCGCATGGGTTTCCGGGACATTATCAAGGGGAGCCGCAAGCAGAGCGTGAAGACAGATACATTTCTCACCGAGGATGAGGGGATCGTCACCTATAATGCAGACGGGTATGAGGGGATCTTCACTCCCAAGACCATGACCAAGATGAGATACAGTCAGTTCAGTCAGCTGGACAACGAGGATAACACCTCGTTGATCAGAGAGGAGATACGTACCAAGGAACCTGTCTTCAAGGTGGTGGATCGCTCCGGGTGGTATATCGTATGCTTTGTGCCGAAGAACCACAAGGATCGTTACGAGGTTGGAAACAAGCCGACCATCCGTCTGGATGATCGGAAAACGGTGTACGGAGAGATCATGGACATCAAGGAGGACGGCTCCAGAGTCAGACTGATCATTCGGACCAATTTCTACTATAGCGGCTTTGTGAAGAAGCGAGTAGCTTCTGTGAAACTCACCACGTCAGATGCCAACGGGCTGCTGGTGAAGAATAGCAGTATCGCCGAGAAAAATGGCCAGAAGGGTGTGTATGTCAAACAGAAGAACGGCGACTACAAGTTTGTCAGGATCAATGTCATAGCAACGGACGGAGAGAATTCGGTGGTTAGTCGGATGTATTTTCTGGACGAGAAGGGGAAGACGATCACCACCGTGCAGAACTATGACGAGGTATTGAAGAGAGTTTAG
- a CDS encoding YggS family pyridoxal phosphate-dependent enzyme gives MSIKSNIEYVNELKGKAAEKSGRKAEDVLLVAVTKLHEPAEINEAIDAGITDIGENKVQEIMNKYDAVKPVRWHLIGHLQTNKVKYIIDKVCMIHSVDSLKLAKEINKRAEQHDLTMDILIQVNSALDENKFGITTEETDALISQIAEECPHVRIRGLMCIAPFEENTENARPYFAAVKKIYDKYAAQRTERVDFRYLSMGMTNDFEVAVEEGSNLIRVGTAIFGYRDYRKEEK, from the coding sequence ATGTCAATCAAGAGTAATATTGAGTATGTAAACGAACTTAAGGGAAAGGCAGCAGAGAAATCCGGACGGAAAGCAGAGGATGTTCTTCTGGTGGCAGTCACCAAGCTTCATGAGCCGGCAGAGATCAACGAGGCGATCGATGCAGGGATCACGGATATTGGAGAGAACAAGGTCCAGGAGATCATGAACAAATACGATGCGGTGAAGCCAGTGAGATGGCATCTTATTGGGCATCTGCAGACCAATAAAGTCAAATATATCATTGACAAGGTCTGCATGATCCATTCTGTGGATAGTCTCAAACTCGCGAAGGAGATCAACAAGAGAGCAGAGCAGCATGACCTGACCATGGATATCCTGATCCAGGTGAACTCTGCACTGGATGAGAACAAGTTCGGTATCACCACAGAGGAGACCGATGCGTTGATCAGCCAGATCGCTGAGGAGTGTCCTCATGTGAGGATCCGTGGTCTGATGTGTATCGCACCTTTTGAGGAGAATACAGAGAATGCGCGGCCGTATTTTGCCGCCGTCAAGAAAATATATGACAAATATGCGGCCCAGAGGACGGAGCGTGTGGACTTCCGTTACCTGTCCATGGGGATGACCAATGATTTCGAGGTAGCTGTAGAAGAGGGATCCAACCTGATCCGCGTCGGTACAGCGATCTTTGGATATCGGGATTACAGGAAAGAAGAGAAATAA
- a CDS encoding cell division protein SepF, translated as MSFGKSFMQMIGVDDSEPVDDISEEEIEKEKQRIANQQRKAKTGGSKTTAVTPVPSAPEPRPIPQAPSSAKPQSYERKERRFTVGGTSAFKLILIEPRSFDECPKLVDSLKGKRPVIINLERLDVEVAKKIFDFLSGATYALDGRVQKVANNIFIFAPANVDIAGGIQEDEPETGFEKDKPTLTSDSPWGGK; from the coding sequence ATGAGTTTTGGCAAATCTTTCATGCAGATGATCGGTGTTGATGACAGTGAACCGGTCGATGATATTTCAGAAGAAGAAATTGAAAAAGAAAAGCAGCGTATTGCCAATCAGCAGCGGAAGGCGAAGACAGGTGGGAGCAAGACGACGGCGGTGACGCCGGTTCCATCTGCTCCGGAGCCGCGGCCTATCCCGCAGGCACCGTCTTCGGCAAAGCCGCAGAGTTACGAAAGAAAAGAACGCAGGTTTACGGTAGGGGGGACTTCTGCCTTCAAACTGATCCTGATCGAACCAAGATCCTTTGATGAGTGTCCGAAACTGGTGGACAGTCTGAAAGGAAAGCGTCCGGTGATTATCAATCTGGAGCGTCTGGATGTGGAAGTGGCGAAGAAGATCTTCGACTTCCTTAGTGGAGCGACCTATGCGTTGGATGGAAGAGTACAGAAGGTGGCGAACAACATCTTCATCTTTGCGCCTGCAAACGTGGATATCGCCGGCGGGATCCAGGAGGATGAGCCGGAAACGGGATTCGAGAAGGATAAGCCGACGCTGACATCAGACAGCCCATGGGGAGGAAAGTGA
- a CDS encoding YggT family protein produces the protein MAVVWFCDILTMLLLIRALLSWVVRDPYSSLGKFYDLMIRVTEPFVSPCRQLLSRWNTGMLDLSVLLAFFLIRIAERLMLMLIQLVF, from the coding sequence TTGGCGGTCGTATGGTTTTGTGACATTCTGACGATGTTACTTCTGATACGAGCGCTGTTGAGTTGGGTCGTACGCGACCCTTATTCGTCATTAGGCAAGTTCTATGACCTGATGATTCGCGTCACAGAGCCGTTCGTTTCACCGTGCAGGCAATTGCTAAGCAGGTGGAATACCGGGATGCTGGATCTCTCCGTACTGTTGGCTTTCTTTCTGATCCGCATCGCAGAACGGCTTATGTTGATGTTGATCCAACTTGTTTTCTGA
- a CDS encoding DivIVA domain-containing protein encodes MITPKDIEKKVFSSGIKGYRRDEVDQFLDELMVEVQALIQENENLRSNIQDLRKEVENRKESETSIMRTLEQAKGLMSDISASAEKRADAIVRNAQAEAARMLNEAKDSVASLNAEGERVRSKVKDFKDRYRMMLRDELRKIESGSDDFFLEHGEDFYPASMELESVPDAPAEELDVLSDAEQLFREIEAETENAPLNISDTRGGIAAGEFKTEVVDDLAKTLVLDEEELARISRE; translated from the coding sequence ATGATCACACCGAAAGACATAGAGAAGAAGGTCTTCTCGTCCGGCATCAAGGGGTACCGGAGAGACGAAGTAGACCAGTTCCTGGATGAGCTGATGGTTGAGGTTCAGGCATTGATTCAGGAGAATGAGAACCTCAGGAGCAACATTCAGGATCTTCGTAAGGAAGTGGAGAACCGTAAAGAATCCGAGACCTCCATCATGAGGACTCTGGAGCAGGCCAAGGGTCTGATGAGTGACATCTCTGCCAGCGCGGAGAAGCGAGCGGATGCTATCGTTCGAAACGCGCAGGCAGAGGCGGCCAGAATGTTGAACGAGGCCAAGGATTCCGTTGCCAGTCTGAACGCTGAAGGGGAACGTGTCCGCAGCAAGGTCAAGGACTTCAAAGACCGCTACAGGATGATGCTCCGAGATGAGCTCCGGAAGATCGAAAGTGGCTCGGATGACTTTTTCCTTGAGCACGGGGAGGATTTCTACCCCGCTTCAATGGAACTGGAATCGGTCCCGGATGCTCCGGCGGAGGAACTGGATGTGCTCAGTGATGCTGAACAGCTTTTCCGGGAGATCGAGGCAGAAACGGAGAATGCTCCGCTGAATATTAGCGATACACGCGGGGGGATCGCTGCCGGGGAGTTTAAGACAGAAGTGGTAGACGATCTGGCCAAGACACTTGTTTTGGACGAGGAGGAACTGGCCCGGATCAGCAGGGAGTGA
- the lspA gene encoding signal peptidase II → MRKNTVSCCAPYRIVRYLVILLGTMGLDQLTKVLIRQSFQPGESWTLIEGLLNLTYVQNRGAAFGVLSGQYHFLVLFPLILSVGILIVALLMRLPGASGITMVFIAAGGISNALDRIFLGYVTDMIAVSFFPPVFNVADISVTVGCACLALCILFGGDGETEKGR, encoded by the coding sequence ATGAGGAAAAACACGGTGTCATGCTGTGCTCCGTATCGTATTGTTCGGTATTTGGTGATTCTTCTGGGGACGATGGGGCTGGATCAGCTCACGAAGGTTCTGATCAGACAATCGTTTCAACCGGGGGAATCATGGACTCTGATTGAAGGTCTGCTGAATCTGACCTATGTGCAAAACCGGGGAGCAGCGTTTGGCGTGCTCAGCGGTCAATATCATTTTCTGGTCCTGTTTCCACTCATTCTGAGTGTCGGGATCCTGATCGTTGCGCTTCTTATGAGGCTTCCGGGAGCATCGGGGATCACCATGGTGTTCATCGCTGCTGGAGGAATCAGCAATGCACTGGATCGGATCTTTCTGGGCTATGTAACAGATATGATCGCGGTCTCCTTCTTTCCGCCAGTATTCAATGTGGCGGATATCAGCGTGACGGTGGGATGTGCCTGCCTGGCGCTGTGCATTCTCTTCGGTGGAGATGGTGAAACAGAAAAGGGGAGATAG
- a CDS encoding RluA family pseudouridine synthase, protein MKQKRGDSIDKFYIRIKDEEAGIRLDQILTRRLDGLSRSHIQHLFELGNIRVNGEQCKAKNRKPQAGDQVELLLPDPVELDIKPENIPLDIIYEDEDVLVVNKPYGMVVHPAVGNYTGTLVNAIMYHCGDSLSSINGVVRPGIVHRIDKDTSGLLMVAKNDSAHLSLSTQLAAHSITRKYMAIVMDNFRNDEGTVDLPIGRDPRNRLKKSVNGLNAKDAVTHYKVLERFGEYTLVECQLETGRTHQIRVHMAYIKHPLVGDPVYGSRKPKFQVHGQMLHAGTLGFIHPTTGEQMLFTAPPPKEFQELLQVLRGRSGKRE, encoded by the coding sequence GTGAAACAGAAAAGGGGAGATAGTATCGATAAGTTTTATATCAGGATCAAGGATGAGGAAGCCGGTATCCGATTGGATCAGATCCTGACACGCAGACTTGATGGGCTTTCCAGGTCTCATATCCAGCATCTGTTCGAACTGGGGAATATCCGAGTTAACGGAGAGCAGTGCAAGGCGAAGAACAGGAAACCGCAAGCCGGCGATCAGGTGGAACTTTTGTTGCCGGATCCAGTGGAACTGGATATTAAACCAGAGAACATTCCTCTGGATATCATCTATGAGGATGAGGATGTGTTGGTGGTCAACAAGCCCTACGGAATGGTGGTCCATCCCGCAGTAGGCAACTATACCGGTACACTTGTGAATGCCATTATGTACCACTGTGGAGACAGCCTGTCCTCCATCAACGGGGTGGTCAGGCCTGGGATCGTGCATCGTATCGACAAGGATACAAGCGGTCTGCTCATGGTGGCGAAGAACGACAGTGCTCATCTTTCGCTATCGACACAGCTGGCGGCACACAGTATAACCAGAAAATACATGGCCATCGTAATGGATAACTTCCGGAACGATGAGGGTACGGTGGATCTGCCAATTGGGCGAGATCCCAGAAACCGACTCAAGAAATCCGTAAACGGACTGAATGCAAAAGATGCAGTAACGCATTATAAGGTGCTGGAAAGGTTCGGTGAATACACGTTGGTAGAATGCCAACTGGAGACGGGAAGGACTCACCAGATCAGAGTCCATATGGCTTATATCAAACATCCATTGGTCGGAGATCCGGTGTACGGATCCCGAAAACCCAAGTTTCAGGTACATGGACAGATGCTCCACGCGGGGACATTGGGGTTCATACATCCCACCACAGGAGAGCAGATGCTGTTTACAGCGCCGCCTCCAAAGGAGTTTCAGGAACTCCTGCAGGTGCTCCGTGGACGATCCGGGAAACGAGAGTAA
- a CDS encoding GTP pyrophosphokinase family protein, which yields MSEEIRKAVHSIPYEMVREMELEHPEDVLKAFEGFEHLMMRYESAIREVRTKLEILNAELSLLYDDSPISSINSRLKKPQSIYEKLLRQGNDVSLQSIEENLNDVAGIRVICSFVDDIYKVARMLVRQDDITLIEVKDYIRNPKPNGYRSYHMILEVPVFFTAETRPMRVEVQIRTVAMDFWASLEHQIRYKKGLPQKLQDEIFADLKYCADTITDTDRRMQEIRIKAGTRKLQDPSDPQTPCDCE from the coding sequence ATGAGTGAAGAGATTAGAAAGGCAGTCCACAGTATTCCGTACGAGATGGTCAGAGAGATGGAGCTGGAGCATCCTGAGGATGTGCTGAAGGCTTTTGAGGGATTTGAACATCTGATGATGCGGTACGAATCTGCGATCAGAGAGGTTCGCACCAAATTGGAAATACTGAATGCAGAGTTGTCATTGCTGTATGATGACAGTCCGATCTCATCCATCAACTCCAGACTGAAAAAACCGCAGAGTATCTACGAGAAACTTCTCCGACAGGGGAACGATGTGAGCCTGCAGTCCATCGAAGAGAACCTGAATGATGTAGCAGGAATCCGTGTGATCTGTTCCTTCGTCGACGATATCTACAAAGTCGCCAGGATGCTGGTACGGCAGGACGACATCACGCTGATCGAGGTAAAAGACTACATCAGAAATCCAAAGCCCAACGGTTATCGCAGCTACCACATGATCCTGGAGGTACCCGTGTTCTTCACTGCAGAGACCCGTCCCATGCGCGTAGAGGTACAGATCCGCACAGTGGCCATGGATTTCTGGGCCAGCCTGGAGCATCAGATCCGCTACAAAAAAGGTCTGCCCCAGAAACTTCAGGACGAGATATTTGCCGATCTGAAGTACTGTGCAGACACCATTACAGATACTGACCGCAGGATGCAGGAGATCCGCATCAAGGCCGGGACACGGAAGCTTCAGGATCCTTCGGATCCACAAACACCGTGCGATTGTGAGTGA
- a CDS encoding NFACT family protein encodes MAFDGIITQAMTRELSDALLLGKIDNVYQPESDELVFHIHTRSGNRRLYATTDSACACVRLIDEGLVNPPQPQAFCMLLRKHLRGGRITEICQKDAERIIEFSLETLNELGFTVSRKLIFEIMGKHSNIVLVDMSSGKIIDSIKRVSIDVNRARQLLPGKLYQYPPAQDKIPYKEATREDLQNAGSTGKAVLACIGGLSPAVARHLAAQEDREKVLRSVMEEIEAGGFVPRVYLDAEGTPREYHIMPLTEFEDTCEVRTFDTLSHALTFFFENKQSSNRARQKSHDLVRAVSAALDKHYLKDQRLKEDLLTAENSEPLRLYGELLTANMHLLRPGMKEIEVTNYYDGSQVKIPLDPRYSPNKNAQNYFKRYGKAKTAIHEKKIQLEENRGSIEYLESVLTYLNNTGSIREIEALREELEETGFLRRRKQKGPRKNKRFKPDPRVYTTSDGFQVLVGRNNKENDALTLQMAAKTDYWLHTKDIPGSHVIVRTEGGEITETAIYEAASIAAFFSKARSSGNVPVDYVRVRYVKKPNGAKPGMVIFTHNRTVFVDPKDPEASVSRP; translated from the coding sequence ATGGCGTTCGACGGAATCATCACCCAGGCGATGACGAGAGAACTCTCGGATGCGCTCCTGTTGGGCAAGATCGATAATGTATACCAGCCGGAATCCGACGAGCTGGTTTTTCATATTCACACCAGAAGCGGGAATCGCAGGCTTTACGCTACTACGGACAGTGCCTGTGCCTGCGTCAGACTCATCGATGAGGGGCTGGTCAACCCACCGCAGCCCCAAGCATTTTGCATGCTTTTGCGCAAGCATCTGCGCGGAGGCCGGATCACTGAGATCTGCCAGAAGGACGCGGAACGGATCATCGAGTTCTCCCTTGAAACCCTGAACGAACTGGGTTTCACCGTCTCTCGCAAGCTGATCTTTGAGATCATGGGAAAGCATAGCAATATCGTATTGGTGGATATGTCTTCCGGAAAGATCATTGACAGTATCAAGCGTGTATCCATCGATGTCAACCGGGCGAGACAACTTCTTCCGGGGAAACTCTACCAATACCCCCCTGCCCAGGACAAGATCCCCTATAAGGAAGCGACCAGAGAGGATCTGCAAAACGCAGGCTCCACCGGAAAGGCAGTGCTGGCCTGCATCGGCGGTCTGTCTCCCGCTGTTGCCAGGCATTTGGCTGCACAGGAAGACCGGGAAAAGGTGCTCCGCAGTGTAATGGAAGAGATCGAAGCCGGAGGCTTTGTGCCCCGGGTCTATCTGGACGCGGAAGGAACGCCCCGGGAGTATCACATCATGCCGCTCACTGAATTCGAAGATACCTGTGAGGTGCGGACCTTCGACACCCTGAGCCATGCGCTCACCTTTTTCTTTGAAAACAAGCAGTCCTCCAACCGGGCACGACAGAAGTCCCACGACCTTGTCAGAGCAGTATCCGCAGCTTTGGACAAACACTACCTGAAGGATCAGCGCCTGAAGGAGGATCTTCTGACAGCGGAGAATTCGGAACCTCTGCGCCTTTACGGGGAGCTTCTGACTGCGAATATGCACCTACTGCGCCCGGGGATGAAGGAAATAGAAGTCACCAACTACTATGACGGCAGCCAGGTGAAGATCCCTCTGGATCCGCGCTACTCTCCCAACAAGAATGCGCAGAACTATTTCAAGCGCTACGGGAAGGCAAAGACCGCTATCCACGAAAAGAAGATCCAACTGGAAGAGAACCGCGGGAGCATCGAGTATCTGGAATCCGTGCTCACCTATCTGAACAATACCGGGAGCATTCGGGAAATCGAGGCATTGCGGGAAGAACTGGAAGAGACCGGATTTCTACGGCGTCGAAAACAAAAAGGACCCCGCAAGAACAAACGGTTCAAACCGGACCCAAGAGTATATACCACCAGCGATGGATTCCAGGTGCTGGTGGGACGAAACAATAAAGAAAATGACGCACTGACACTGCAGATGGCGGCCAAGACGGACTATTGGCTGCACACAAAGGACATTCCGGGCTCTCACGTCATCGTCCGCACGGAGGGTGGCGAGATCACAGAAACAGCCATCTACGAAGCGGCTTCCATCGCAGCGTTTTTCAGCAAGGCGCGCAGCTCCGGAAATGTGCCGGTGGACTATGTACGTGTCCGCTATGTGAAGAAACCTAATGGAGCCAAGCCCGGCATGGTGATCTTCACTCACAATCGCACGGTGTTTGTGGATCCGAAGGATCCTGAAGCTTCCGTGTCCCGGCCTTGA
- a CDS encoding YicC/YloC family endoribonuclease, giving the protein MIKSMTGFGRGEHSDGKRAVTVEIKSVNHRYCDISIRMPRRYMFAEEAIKKAIKKHVTRGKLDVSVMVDTLTEADVLVKLNKPIAEQYIRNLEMLQDEYALSGEIDVRLIAQMPDVLKQVPAVEDEDEMLRCFLAATDEATNALDEMRCTEGEKLAEDLLMRADLISDIVDQIEEMAEEVPVLYAQRLRERISELLDGTVGIPEDKIAVEAAIFADKANITEELTRLRSHMSQMKEIIGHGRGTEGKKLDFLVQEMNREANTIGSKANNIDITNRMLQIKAEVEKIREQVQNIE; this is encoded by the coding sequence ATGATCAAGAGTATGACAGGCTTCGGCCGGGGAGAGCACAGCGATGGAAAGCGCGCTGTCACGGTCGAAATCAAATCCGTGAATCACAGATACTGCGATATATCCATCCGTATGCCCCGCAGATACATGTTTGCAGAGGAAGCCATCAAGAAAGCCATCAAAAAACATGTTACCAGAGGGAAACTGGATGTATCTGTCATGGTGGACACGCTTACTGAGGCAGATGTCCTCGTGAAACTGAACAAGCCGATCGCGGAGCAGTACATCCGGAATCTGGAGATGCTCCAGGACGAGTACGCGCTGAGCGGTGAGATCGATGTGCGGTTGATCGCACAGATGCCGGATGTGCTGAAGCAGGTGCCGGCGGTAGAGGATGAGGACGAGATGCTCCGGTGTTTTCTGGCGGCAACAGATGAAGCGACCAACGCATTAGACGAGATGCGGTGTACGGAGGGAGAGAAGCTTGCGGAGGATCTTCTCATGCGGGCGGACCTCATCAGTGACATCGTGGATCAGATCGAGGAGATGGCGGAAGAGGTCCCTGTCCTCTACGCGCAGCGACTGAGGGAGCGGATCAGCGAGCTTTTGGATGGGACGGTGGGGATCCCTGAGGATAAGATCGCTGTGGAAGCGGCCATCTTTGCCGACAAAGCCAATATTACTGAAGAACTGACCAGGCTCAGAAGCCACATGTCCCAGATGAAAGAGATTATCGGCCACGGTCGGGGGACAGAGGGAAAGAAACTTGACTTTCTGGTTCAGGAGATGAACCGGGAGGCGAATACCATCGGATCCAAAGCCAACAATATTGACATTACGAACCGCATGCTGCAGATCAAGGCTGAGGTCGAGAAGATTCGTGAACAGGTGCAGAATATAGAATAA
- the gmk gene encoding guanylate kinase, with protein sequence MDTRQLTGKLFVISGPSGAGKGTIIKRLMTDSDPDRIVLSTSMTTRAPREGEVDGVSYYFVSMEEFQALVEEGGFLEHAQVYQNCYGTPKAPVIENLARGIDVILEIDIQGALAVKESYPEGIFIFILPPSMTELRKRITGRGTESPEIIDMRLSKVMQEVAYIEEYDYCVVNGEVEEAASRVRSIMTAEHSRVTENVHEIIDRYKEEI encoded by the coding sequence ATGGACACAAGACAGCTGACAGGAAAGTTGTTCGTCATATCGGGGCCTTCAGGAGCGGGCAAGGGAACCATCATCAAACGACTGATGACGGACAGCGATCCGGACAGGATCGTGCTTTCCACATCCATGACGACCAGAGCGCCTCGAGAGGGCGAGGTTGACGGAGTGAGTTATTACTTCGTCAGCATGGAGGAGTTTCAGGCCCTGGTAGAAGAGGGTGGTTTTCTGGAGCACGCGCAGGTCTACCAGAACTGCTATGGCACACCGAAGGCGCCGGTGATCGAGAATCTGGCGCGTGGGATCGATGTGATCCTGGAAATCGATATCCAGGGTGCGCTGGCCGTGAAGGAGAGTTATCCTGAAGGGATATTCATCTTCATCCTTCCCCCTTCTATGACCGAACTGAGGAAGCGCATTACGGGGCGAGGAACGGAGAGTCCGGAGATTATCGATATGCGGCTGTCTAAGGTCATGCAGGAGGTTGCTTATATCGAAGAGTACGATTACTGCGTGGTCAATGGAGAGGTCGAGGAAGCGGCATCCCGAGTGCGATCCATCATGACTGCAGAGCACTCGCGAGTGACAGAGAATGTTCACGAGATCATCGACAGATACAAGGAGGAGATTTAA
- the rpoZ gene encoding DNA-directed RNA polymerase subunit omega — translation MLYPSINKIRKKADSRYTLVILAAKRARDIIDGKPALTEDSVNRPVSIAAHEIAEDLITYVRDGEDSIVEEEPEGMEVIEMEPEAGETVEGLEPDEEAVTEGTEGDEETPEVVEVEE, via the coding sequence ATGTTATATCCGTCAATCAATAAGATCAGAAAGAAGGCTGATAGTCGGTACACGTTGGTGATCCTTGCTGCCAAGAGAGCCAGAGACATCATCGACGGGAAGCCTGCACTGACAGAGGACTCCGTCAACAGACCGGTCTCCATCGCAGCTCACGAGATCGCAGAGGATCTCATCACTTATGTGCGGGACGGTGAGGATTCTATCGTCGAGGAAGAGCCGGAAGGCATGGAAGTAATTGAGATGGAACCGGAGGCAGGGGAGACTGTTGAAGGATTGGAACCGGACGAAGAGGCTGTGACCGAGGGAACCGAAGGGGATGAGGAAACTCCAGAGGTAGTTGAGGTAGAAGAATAA
- a CDS encoding LytTR family transcriptional regulator DNA-binding domain-containing protein, with translation MKTFDEISVHDSNTAAQEDGYLPVVNRSISICIPLMEILYIQRDSRTITVITGNGEYRYYEKMDNVLRFLNGHFYQSLQGLVVNLHSIREMRDQCIRFSNGRTIKISYKAYCRTRQVYSNYILNGRKCFVLERETDRPK, from the coding sequence ATGAAGACATTCGATGAGATTTCTGTTCATGACTCAAATACTGCAGCACAGGAGGATGGATATCTCCCAGTCGTAAACAGGTCGATCAGCATATGCATTCCTCTCATGGAGATCCTCTACATACAGAGAGATTCCAGAACGATCACAGTCATCACCGGAAATGGAGAATACCGGTATTACGAGAAGATGGATAATGTGCTTCGCTTTCTAAACGGACATTTTTACCAGAGTTTGCAGGGTTTGGTGGTGAATCTGCATTCGATTCGGGAAATGAGAGATCAGTGTATCCGGTTTTCCAACGGAAGGACGATCAAGATCTCATATAAGGCCTACTGCCGCACCAGGCAGGTCTACAGCAACTATATTTTGAATGGGCGGAAATGCTTTGTGCTCGAGAGAGAGACAGACCGGCCGAAATAA
- the rpsB gene encoding 30S ribosomal protein S2: MAVVSMKQLLEAGVHFGHQTRRWNPKMKDYIFTERNGIYIIDLQKTVKKIDEAYAFMKEVGESGKPVLFVGTKKQAQNAIHDEAMRCGQYFVNQRWLGGMLTNYKTISGRIKRLNDIEKMEEDGTFEKLSKKEVIKLRAEHDKLQKFLGGIRDMKGMPGALFIVDPKKEKIAVKEARKLNIPVVGIVDTNCDPDDVDYVIPANDDAIRAVKLIASKMADAVIEGNQGESFDEMEEQAVAEAPTDIEEVAAESTEE, encoded by the coding sequence ATGGCAGTAGTTTCAATGAAACAGTTACTGGAAGCAGGTGTTCATTTCGGACATCAGACCAGAAGATGGAACCCTAAGATGAAGGACTATATCTTCACAGAGAGAAACGGGATCTACATCATCGACCTGCAGAAGACCGTCAAGAAGATCGACGAGGCCTATGCTTTCATGAAGGAAGTCGGAGAGTCCGGCAAGCCGGTTCTGTTCGTAGGAACCAAGAAGCAGGCACAGAATGCGATCCACGATGAGGCTATGCGCTGCGGACAGTACTTTGTTAACCAGAGATGGCTGGGTGGTATGCTGACCAACTACAAGACCATCAGCGGCAGAATCAAGAGACTGAACGACATCGAGAAGATGGAAGAGGATGGCACTTTTGAGAAGCTGTCCAAGAAGGAAGTTATCAAGCTGAGAGCAGAGCACGACAAGCTGCAGAAGTTCCTGGGCGGTATCAGAGATATGAAGGGCATGCCGGGGGCACTGTTCATCGTAGATCCTAAGAAAGAGAAGATCGCCGTTAAGGAAGCTCGTAAGCTCAACATCCCTGTTGTTGGTATTGTTGACACCAACTGTGATCCGGATGACGTGGATTATGTGATCCCTGCCAATGATGACGCTATCAGAGCAGTCAAGCTGATCGCCAGCAAGATGGCAGATGCCGTGATCGAGGGTAACCAGGGCGAGAGCTTCGATGAGATGGAGGAGCAGGCAGTAGCAGAGGCTCCTACTGACATCGA